A single genomic interval of Natronoarchaeum philippinense harbors:
- a CDS encoding lipopolysaccharide biosynthesis protein codes for MADSGPGDMKLGLEVLKGFGGKLLQAVLGFVGTILFARALGPRSFGGFYLLLSLVMLANRPIMGIAVATKKRFAELNANRSEIFGAQLVFNVAIFSTAAIVVFLLADPIESYTGVSHSAALFVILFGSILTFAPTQELVAGRGKVSAPVWIDTLRSVFTFPLQLALVLLGFGAAGMVFGLSIATLLCVPITLYYLRTSPSAPGWETLTSVWKFARYSIGSRLVGRAYDELDPLLLGFLLTPSVVGYYQVAYRLTIPGTFVTVIASSGLLAKVSNRDSKGQGIDADVTNTAAFGSIIAVPMFFGALAIPEPLIVTAYSAEYIAATELLVGLALFTIVRTQSALLGDVLNGLEMPNIVLRGSAVALVINVAVGVPATLEYGPIGVVVATILAEVFRYGVFFFVVRSETSATLLPRPLFEQFGAGVVMFGVVELAHQQIVVDSWVPLLALLAIGAGVYFVTLGAISNLFRTTVRSLLQDVRHDIS; via the coding sequence ATGGCTGATTCCGGCCCCGGCGATATGAAGCTCGGCCTCGAAGTTCTCAAGGGCTTTGGGGGCAAGTTGCTGCAAGCCGTGCTCGGCTTCGTCGGAACGATTCTCTTCGCACGTGCTCTCGGTCCTCGTTCTTTCGGTGGGTTCTACCTCTTGCTCTCGCTCGTCATGCTGGCGAACCGTCCGATCATGGGCATCGCCGTCGCAACGAAAAAGCGATTCGCAGAACTGAACGCGAATCGCTCAGAGATCTTCGGTGCACAACTGGTCTTCAACGTGGCCATTTTCAGCACCGCCGCGATTGTGGTATTCCTGTTAGCGGATCCAATCGAGTCGTACACTGGAGTTTCCCATTCCGCTGCACTGTTCGTCATCCTATTCGGGTCGATACTGACGTTTGCGCCCACCCAAGAGCTGGTGGCGGGGCGTGGAAAAGTGAGTGCGCCTGTCTGGATCGACACGCTACGGTCGGTGTTTACCTTCCCTCTCCAGTTGGCGCTGGTTTTGCTCGGGTTCGGAGCCGCCGGGATGGTGTTTGGACTCTCGATAGCGACACTGCTGTGCGTTCCGATCACGTTATACTATCTGCGCACGTCGCCGTCGGCCCCCGGTTGGGAGACGCTCACGTCGGTGTGGAAGTTCGCCCGCTACAGTATCGGGAGTCGTCTCGTCGGCCGAGCGTACGACGAGCTCGATCCGTTGCTACTCGGGTTTTTGCTCACTCCTTCGGTTGTCGGCTACTATCAGGTCGCCTATCGGCTCACGATTCCCGGTACGTTCGTGACTGTCATTGCATCGTCGGGCCTGTTGGCCAAGGTTAGCAACCGCGATAGCAAAGGCCAAGGCATCGATGCGGACGTAACGAACACTGCGGCCTTTGGCAGTATCATCGCCGTTCCGATGTTCTTCGGTGCTCTCGCAATTCCGGAGCCGCTGATCGTCACCGCCTACAGCGCAGAATACATCGCTGCGACGGAGTTGTTAGTGGGTCTCGCACTGTTCACCATCGTTCGAACGCAGTCGGCACTGCTTGGCGACGTTCTCAACGGTCTGGAAATGCCTAATATCGTCCTCCGCGGGTCCGCTGTCGCACTCGTGATCAACGTCGCCGTGGGCGTCCCGGCGACGCTGGAGTACGGACCGATCGGCGTCGTCGTGGCGACCATCCTCGCGGAAGTCTTCCGCTACGGCGTCTTTTTCTTCGTCGTTCGGAGCGAAACATCTGCGACTCTCCTCCCCCGACCGCTGTTTGAACAGTTTGGCGCAGGCGTTGTGATGTTCGGCGTCGTCGAACTCGCCCATCAGCAGATTGTCGTCGATTCGTGGGTGCCTCTGCTGGCGCTTCTGGCTATCGGGGCCGGTGTCTACTTCGTCACGTTGGGGGCTATCAGTAATCTATTCCGCACTACCGTCCGATCACTTCTGCAGGATGTACGGCATGACATCTCGTAA
- a CDS encoding FkbM family methyltransferase encodes MPHLLPSSVDLGWWLNRLRYSFASARQRRSIDGVEAEFVPETFREFRRFQSFTGEEPIISDMISQLSSDDTFYDIGANVGTHSCFAGQVAGNVVAFEPHPETARRLEDNLDRNGVSATTYQLALSDHRGTSQLVLPEETSSDIGSGEFSILETEAEVTSWTVDVIPGDSLIDRDDLPSPDVVKIDVEGAELQVIEGLSTALADARVVYCEVHPQHIDEEDVFDALRSLGFTVERLGTREGGHSFVRALRE; translated from the coding sequence GTGCCGCATCTGCTCCCGTCCTCCGTCGACCTTGGCTGGTGGCTCAACCGCCTTCGCTACTCGTTTGCGTCCGCCCGCCAGCGCCGATCGATCGACGGCGTCGAGGCGGAGTTCGTTCCCGAAACGTTCCGTGAGTTTCGACGGTTCCAGTCTTTTACCGGCGAAGAGCCGATTATTTCGGATATGATTTCTCAGCTCTCTTCCGACGACACGTTCTACGATATCGGAGCCAACGTTGGAACACATAGTTGCTTCGCAGGGCAGGTGGCCGGAAACGTCGTCGCGTTCGAACCGCATCCCGAGACGGCCCGCAGGCTCGAGGATAACTTGGACCGCAACGGCGTCTCCGCGACGACGTACCAGCTAGCTCTCAGCGATCACCGCGGGACATCGCAACTCGTTCTGCCCGAAGAGACCTCTTCCGATATCGGATCCGGTGAGTTCTCGATTCTGGAAACAGAGGCAGAGGTAACTTCGTGGACCGTCGATGTGATACCGGGCGACAGTTTGATCGACCGCGACGACCTCCCATCCCCTGACGTGGTGAAAATCGACGTCGAAGGTGCCGAACTACAGGTCATCGAAGGGCTATCGACCGCACTCGCGGATGCCCGAGTAGTCTACTGCGAGGTTCATCCCCAGCACATCGACGAGGAGGACGTGTTCGACGCGCTTCGGTCACTCGGGTTTACCGTCGAGCGGTTGGGGACGCGTGAAGGCGGACACTCGTTCGTACGAGCGCTCCGCGAATGA
- a CDS encoding sulfatase-like hydrolase/transferase produces MNVVLVTVDSLRADRVTDRVMPAARSFADGAIEFTDCVANGPSTPASFPSIHASRHFASIEGLGIPEAGSDDGIRTLAEQLQGTDYATAGYTDNHFASGSYHYDRGFEEMYDASGTAEAGRLKQFVQSNLDKDGPLFRTIETVYNRADALFASATGQESEYERAASLNERALDWIDDQSGEWFTWLHYMDVHHPYEAPEEYQRQFLDEPLSLARCRGLARKGTHHPEELSDREWELIRGLYDAECAYADDQFDALLGALRERNLFDETIVLFTADHGELIGEHGHAGHPPEFWEGVVHVPFALHVPGRDADTVDRQIRLLDVAPTIADAAGVEPFADWTGESALELVDGDVDAREYAFGDVGRQVDYGRCYARRSDGWKLLRHAEDGEFCFDISETPEERAEDDRSADQPPEYDELSSALDDHQERMQRLREGGLAGIEEDAEIVEEHLKDLGYME; encoded by the coding sequence ATGAACGTCGTTCTCGTGACCGTGGACTCGCTGCGGGCCGATCGGGTGACCGACCGCGTGATGCCCGCCGCGCGGTCGTTCGCCGACGGCGCCATCGAGTTCACCGACTGCGTCGCCAACGGCCCCTCGACGCCCGCCTCGTTTCCCTCGATCCACGCGAGCAGGCACTTTGCGAGCATCGAAGGCCTCGGTATCCCCGAAGCCGGTTCCGACGACGGCATCCGGACGCTGGCCGAGCAGCTTCAGGGTACGGATTACGCAACCGCCGGGTACACTGACAACCACTTCGCCAGCGGCTCGTACCACTACGATCGCGGGTTCGAAGAGATGTACGACGCCAGCGGGACGGCCGAAGCCGGCCGGCTCAAGCAGTTCGTCCAGTCGAATCTCGACAAGGACGGTCCGCTGTTCAGGACGATCGAGACGGTGTACAACCGCGCCGACGCGCTGTTTGCGAGTGCGACCGGACAGGAAAGCGAGTACGAGCGCGCCGCGTCGCTCAACGAGCGCGCGCTCGACTGGATCGACGATCAGTCCGGCGAGTGGTTCACTTGGCTCCACTACATGGACGTTCACCACCCCTACGAGGCGCCCGAGGAGTACCAGCGCCAGTTCCTCGACGAACCGCTGTCGCTCGCGCGCTGTCGCGGCCTCGCTCGGAAGGGCACACACCACCCCGAGGAACTGTCCGACCGCGAGTGGGAACTGATCCGAGGACTGTACGACGCTGAATGCGCTTACGCCGACGACCAGTTCGACGCGCTGCTTGGCGCGCTCCGTGAGCGGAACCTCTTCGACGAGACGATCGTCCTGTTCACGGCCGACCACGGCGAACTTATCGGCGAACACGGACACGCGGGCCATCCTCCCGAGTTCTGGGAAGGCGTGGTCCACGTTCCATTCGCGCTGCACGTGCCCGGCCGCGACGCCGATACCGTCGACAGACAGATCCGACTCCTCGACGTGGCGCCGACGATCGCCGACGCGGCTGGCGTCGAACCGTTTGCGGACTGGACCGGTGAATCGGCGCTCGAACTCGTCGACGGCGATGTCGACGCGCGGGAGTACGCGTTCGGCGATGTCGGCCGGCAGGTCGACTACGGGCGCTGCTACGCGCGGCGGTCGGACGGCTGGAAGCTGCTCCGTCACGCCGAGGACGGTGAGTTCTGTTTCGACATCAGTGAGACGCCCGAGGAACGCGCCGAAGACGATCGCAGTGCAGACCAGCCGCCGGAGTACGACGAACTGTCCAGTGCTCTCGACGACCACCAAGAGCGGATGCAGCGGCTGCGTGAGGGCGGCTTGGCTGGGATCGAGGAAGACGCCGAAATCGTCGAAGAACACCTCAAGGATCTCGGCTACATGGAGTAG
- a CDS encoding glycosyltransferase family 4 protein has translation MEILQVAPRYPPHTGGVETHVAEISRRFADWGHDVTVYTADAGDDVPSRQTIDGVSVRRFRGVAPGGAFHVAPTILPAVRRADPDVVHAHNYHSLPLLFAALGAGDARLVVTPHYHGTSASGVRDRLLSAYRPLGGHALDRADRVVAVSDWERDRLRGDFGVEPTVIPNGVDVERFADAEPSDRDRPYLLCVGRLEEYKGVQHAIRALNELPDYELLVAGSGEYGDELRRVADSAGVADRVTFLGYVDDDRLPGLYAGADALLALSSFEAYGMTVAEALAAGTPCVVRPAGALVDWIDREDCVAASGIAPPAVADAVERATGHDAPSDPLPTWDEVADRLLAVFETAGRPHE, from the coding sequence ATGGAGATTCTGCAGGTCGCTCCTCGGTATCCGCCACACACCGGCGGCGTCGAGACTCACGTCGCGGAGATCAGCCGACGCTTCGCCGACTGGGGCCACGACGTAACCGTCTACACGGCCGATGCCGGCGACGACGTGCCGTCGCGCCAGACGATCGACGGCGTCTCCGTGCGCCGGTTCCGCGGTGTTGCGCCGGGTGGTGCCTTCCACGTCGCACCGACCATCTTGCCGGCCGTTCGACGCGCTGACCCGGATGTCGTCCACGCGCACAACTACCACTCCCTTCCCCTCTTGTTCGCCGCGCTGGGCGCCGGCGACGCCCGACTGGTCGTCACGCCCCACTACCACGGCACCAGCGCCAGCGGCGTCCGCGACAGGCTGCTTTCGGCGTATCGGCCGCTCGGCGGCCACGCGCTCGACCGGGCCGACCGCGTCGTCGCGGTCAGCGACTGGGAGCGCGACCGACTTCGCGGGGACTTCGGCGTCGAACCGACCGTGATCCCCAACGGCGTCGACGTGGAGCGCTTCGCCGACGCCGAGCCGTCGGACCGCGACCGCCCCTATCTGCTCTGTGTGGGCCGTCTGGAGGAGTACAAAGGCGTCCAGCACGCGATCCGAGCGCTGAACGAACTCCCGGACTACGAGCTGCTGGTCGCCGGCTCGGGCGAGTACGGCGACGAACTCCGCCGCGTCGCGGACTCGGCCGGCGTCGCCGACCGCGTGACGTTTCTCGGCTACGTCGACGACGACCGCCTCCCGGGGCTGTACGCCGGTGCCGACGCGCTGCTCGCGCTGTCCTCGTTCGAGGCCTACGGGATGACAGTCGCCGAAGCGCTCGCCGCGGGGACGCCCTGTGTCGTCCGGCCGGCGGGTGCCCTCGTCGACTGGATCGACCGCGAGGACTGCGTCGCGGCGTCCGGGATCGCACCGCCAGCTGTTGCCGACGCCGTCGAGCGTGCTACCGGCCACGACGCGCCGAGCGATCCCTTGCCGACTTGGGACGAGGTCGCCGACCGTCTGCTGGCCGTCTTCGAGACGGCGGGCCGTCCGCACGAGTAG
- a CDS encoding glycosyltransferase has translation MNLFVAVAAALVAVTALPYLAFLALYAWVRPSGSPAEKREAEPTVSIVLPTYNESGIVEQKLDDICALEYPMEKIELVVVDSSDDETPELIEEYFADREFPELNLIRETERRGLAPALNDAYAAASNEMVVKTDCDSYVGEDALREAAANLADPDIGAVTGRNAEVLGGSEVEAGYRGVQAHIQTLESHLDSTLIFHGPFSAFENDAIQPIDPNSLADDTELALKIRRAGDRVVFDPAIRYMEASHSQFGKRRLQKDRRGMGLIRLLAQHRDAVGRYGNYGRLVLPFNWWFMIVSPWLVALGVLAVSAAAISVAGPAGLAVPAALLTFVWLGQKDLLGPLQAIYAVFDAQVSLLRAGVELLRGEGDGTWEVDEELREAFE, from the coding sequence ATGAACCTCTTCGTCGCTGTCGCGGCCGCGCTCGTCGCCGTGACCGCACTACCGTATCTCGCGTTTCTTGCGCTCTATGCGTGGGTTCGGCCGTCCGGCTCTCCGGCCGAGAAGCGCGAGGCCGAGCCGACCGTCAGCATCGTCCTCCCGACGTACAACGAATCGGGCATCGTCGAGCAGAAACTCGACGACATCTGTGCGCTGGAGTATCCGATGGAGAAGATCGAACTCGTCGTCGTCGACTCCAGCGACGACGAGACGCCCGAGTTGATCGAGGAGTACTTCGCTGATAGGGAGTTCCCTGAGCTGAATCTCATCCGCGAGACCGAACGTCGAGGGCTGGCACCCGCGCTCAACGACGCCTACGCCGCCGCGAGCAACGAGATGGTCGTCAAGACCGACTGTGACTCCTACGTCGGGGAGGACGCGCTGCGCGAAGCCGCCGCGAATCTGGCCGACCCCGACATCGGGGCCGTCACCGGGCGGAACGCCGAGGTGCTCGGCGGCAGCGAGGTCGAGGCCGGGTATCGAGGCGTGCAGGCCCACATTCAGACCTTGGAGTCGCATCTCGACTCGACGCTGATCTTCCACGGCCCCTTCTCGGCGTTCGAGAACGACGCCATCCAGCCGATCGACCCGAACTCGCTGGCCGACGACACCGAACTCGCGCTGAAGATCCGGCGCGCGGGCGATAGAGTCGTGTTCGACCCCGCGATCCGGTACATGGAAGCCTCCCACTCGCAGTTCGGCAAGCGCCGGCTCCAGAAGGATCGTCGCGGGATGGGACTGATCCGCCTGCTCGCCCAGCACCGCGACGCCGTCGGCCGGTACGGCAACTACGGCCGGCTCGTACTCCCGTTCAATTGGTGGTTCATGATCGTCTCGCCGTGGCTGGTCGCGCTCGGCGTCCTCGCGGTCTCTGCGGCCGCGATCTCCGTCGCCGGGCCCGCCGGACTGGCAGTCCCCGCCGCCCTCCTCACGTTCGTCTGGCTGGGGCAGAAGGACCTCCTCGGCCCCCTGCAGGCGATCTACGCCGTCTTCGACGCGCAGGTGTCGCTGCTGCGCGCCGGCGTCGAACTCCTCCGCGGCGAGGGCGACGGCACCTGGGAAGTCGACGAGGAACTCCGCGAAGCCTTCGAGTAA
- the phoU gene encoding phosphate signaling complex protein PhoU, with protein sequence MARNDYQQQLAELEEDVLYMSELVLERLRMGLDALEQKDHETAREVIEGDHEINQLYLDLEQDCIDLLALQQPVASDLRFIASSFKIITDLERVGDLATNLAEYSLDAHEDVFPEVDVQAIGSLTHDMIEDAMDAYADRDTDACRAISARDDDLDELCEQASQIVVRDLIERELDSPDDQQIEELLNDVSRLLLTIRDLERIGDHAVNISARTVYMVESDDELIY encoded by the coding sequence ATGGCCCGAAACGACTACCAACAACAGCTCGCAGAGCTCGAAGAGGACGTGCTCTACATGAGCGAGCTCGTGCTCGAACGGCTCCGGATGGGGCTCGACGCGCTCGAACAGAAGGATCACGAGACCGCACGCGAGGTCATCGAGGGCGACCACGAGATCAACCAGCTGTACCTCGATCTCGAACAGGACTGCATCGACCTGCTGGCGCTCCAGCAACCGGTCGCCAGCGACCTGCGCTTTATCGCCTCGTCGTTCAAGATCATCACCGACCTCGAACGCGTCGGCGATCTGGCGACGAACCTCGCGGAGTACTCGTTGGACGCCCACGAGGACGTGTTCCCGGAGGTCGACGTACAGGCGATCGGCTCGCTCACCCACGACATGATCGAGGACGCGATGGACGCCTACGCCGACCGCGACACCGACGCCTGTCGGGCGATTTCGGCGCGCGACGACGACCTCGACGAGCTGTGCGAACAGGCCAGCCAGATCGTCGTGCGGGACCTGATCGAGCGCGAACTCGACTCGCCGGACGACCAGCAGATCGAAGAACTACTCAACGACGTCTCGCGGCTGCTGCTGACGATCCGCGACCTCGAACGCATCGGCGACCACGCCGTCAACATCTCCGCGCGGACGGTGTACATGGTCGAAAGCGACGACGAACTGATCTACTGA
- a CDS encoding FaeA/PapI family transcriptional regulator — MSEDDRSWGQFVEEVPDQSLLAEFEGAEPHTAAEIADAIAVTEYEATSKLDALCRAGELRRKQIREEPPLTVWFRPRAAFVGEDGDDRPVDERVDELLKDMEMPGVSGMMRDWRRDAVRAAFDRLREAGELDAEAFKRDVYPSHAAGYDEPEPWWEMIAERLGDLPGVVDPRWGGETWRYDGP; from the coding sequence ATGAGCGAGGACGACCGTAGCTGGGGACAGTTCGTCGAAGAGGTCCCCGACCAGTCGCTGCTCGCGGAGTTTGAGGGTGCAGAACCACACACTGCGGCCGAGATTGCCGACGCCATCGCGGTGACGGAGTACGAGGCGACGAGCAAGCTCGACGCGCTCTGTCGCGCCGGCGAGTTGCGCCGCAAGCAGATCCGCGAAGAGCCGCCGCTAACGGTGTGGTTTCGACCGCGAGCCGCCTTCGTCGGCGAGGACGGCGACGACCGACCGGTCGACGAGCGCGTCGACGAGTTGCTCAAGGACATGGAGATGCCGGGCGTCAGCGGCATGATGCGCGACTGGCGCCGTGACGCCGTCCGTGCGGCCTTCGACCGACTCCGGGAAGCCGGGGAACTCGACGCCGAGGCGTTCAAGCGCGACGTGTACCCCTCCCACGCCGCGGGCTACGACGAACCGGAGCCGTGGTGGGAGATGATCGCCGAGCGCCTCGGCGACCTGCCCGGCGTGGTCGATCCGCGCTGGGGCGGCGAGACGTGGCGCTACGACGGTCCCTGA